In Mesorhizobium sp. J428, the genomic window CGTCGCAGATCATGGACGAGATCGCGGCGACCACGCCATCCTTCGCCAACGTCTCCTACGACTTCCTGGACAGGATGGGCTCCGTCCAGTGGCCGTGCAACGAGAAGGCGCCGGAAGGCACGCCGATCATGCATGTCGGCGGCTTCGTGCGCGGCAAGGGCAAGTTCATCCGCACCGAATACGTGCCCACCGACGAGCGCACCGGGCCGCGCTTCCCGCTGCTGCTCACCACCGGCCGCATCCTGTCGCAATACAATGTCGGCGCGCAGACCCGCCGCACGGCCAATGTCATATGGCATGACGAGGACGTGCTGGAGATCCACCCGCACGACGCCGAACAGCGCGGCATCCGCGGTGGCGACTACGTCAAGCTCGCCTCGCGCTCCGGCGAGACGACGCTGCGCGCCGAGATCACCGAGAAGGTAGCACCGGGCGTGGTCTACACCACCTTCCACCACCCGGACACGCAGGCCAACGTTATCACCACCGACTATTCCGACTGGGCGACCAACTGCCCCGAATACAAGGTGACCGCCGTCCAGGTCTCGCCGTCCAACGGCCCGACCCGTTGGCAGGAGGAATATGAGGAACTGTCGAAGCGGAGCAGGCGGATCGAGGGCCATCTGGAGGCGGCGGAGTAGAGATGCGCTCGATGGCGGCATTCCCTTCTCCCCGTTCACGGGGAGAAGGTGGTCCGAAGGACCGGATGAGGGGCAGCGCCAGTCTCGCAAGGCTCGCACCGCCCCTCATCTGCCTGCCGGCATCTTCTCCCCGTGAACGGGGAGAAGAAAGCTGTCTTCCATGACCCGCTCCGCCCTCACCTCCGCCACCCGCATCGCCCGCCGAGCCGGCGGCACGTCGGCGGCTGCACGGACGGTGCCGGAGGAAACGCCGGTCGCGCTGTCCTATGCTGGCACCACGCATGCGGTGATGATGGCTTCGCCCGCCGACCTCGAGGACTTTGCCCTTGGCTTCTCGCTGACGGAAGGCATCGTCTCCGCGCCTGATGAGATCGAGTCGGTCGAGGTCGAGGATCACGGCGCGGGCGTCGACATCCAGATCCGGCTCAAGGACACCGCCAATACGCGCTTCGAGGCGCGGCGGCGCAGGCTCGCCGGTCCTGTCGGCTGTGGCCTCTGCGGCATCGAATCGATCGAAGAGGCGATGCGGTCCGCGCCGGCGATCGGTAAGTCACGACTCACGTTTTCTGCGCAGCAAATCGCGGAATCGGTCCGCTTGCTCGCGAAAGCCCAGCCGATGCATACAGAGACCGGCGCGGTTCACGCGGCCGGCTTTTACGTTCCCGGCAAGGGCATCGTCACAGCGCGCGAGGACGTCGGCCGCCACAACGCCCTCGACAAGCTCGCCGGCGCATTGGCAACGGCAGGCGTCGACGGCGCGTCGGGCGCGGTGGTGGTCACCAGCCGCGTCTCGGTCGAGATGGTGCAGAAGACTGCCGCGGTCGGCGCGCCGCTGATCATCGCCGTCTCTGCTCCCACCGCGCTCGCCATCCGCACTGCCGACGAAGCCGGCATGACCCTCGTCGCCCTGGTGCGCGGCGAGGAATTCGACATCTTCACCCATCCCGAGCGGATATCCGACGGAGCCGAACGCCATGTCGCCTGAAAACGACCACGCCGCCTCAGGCATTGCAAGAATCGTTCGTATGGCGAACCAGATTGGCACGTTCTTCGAGTCGAAGCCTCACGACGAGGGCGTCGCGGGCGTCGCCGAGCACATCAACAAGTTCTGGGAACCGCGCATGCGCCGCCACTTCTTCGAGGTGGCCGACGCAGGTGGCGAAGGCATGCTGCCGATCGTGAAGGAGGCGGCGACGAAGGTCAGGCGACCGGCTGCGCCGATTACGGCGACACAGGCCGCGGAAGCCAATGCCGACGTGAGCGGATAACTGCCCTCGCAGTTATCCCGTCGGCAAGATCAGCCGACAGCCCCCAACACCTCAGCCACGCATCGGCTTCAGAGCGGTCGCCCAGCGATGCAGTTCGGAGAGCATCAGCTTCGCGCCGTCGACGATCGGCTCATTCGGCTGGAACGTATCGTCCTCTCGCAGGAACTGCGCAAACATCGGGATCGCGACGGCTTCCGGGATCGGCATGACCTTGACCGTGGTCAGCAACTGCTTCTCCGACTGCGCCGCGCGCAGGCCGGCCGAAATGCCGCCATAGCTCGCCAGCCCCGCCGGCTTGTAGGCCCATTCTTTCGACAGGTAGGTTACCGCGTTCACGAAGGAGGGCGGCGCGAAATAGTTGTATTCCGGCGTGACGAACACGAAGGCATCGGCAGACCCGACGCTTTCGGCCCAGCGCTTGGTGCGCGCATGTTCATGCTGCCCGAGCCGCGGATGCTTGGGCTCGTCGAAAACCGGCAGGTCGAACGAGGCCAGGTCGACCGGCACCACGTCGAACGCGCCATGCTCCCTGGCGACGGAGACCAACCAGTCGGTAATCTTAGGTCCCATGCGGCCGGGACGCGTGCTGACGGTAATGACGTTCAGTTTCAATGACATGGCTAGATCCGGTTTCCAAAAGTGACCGAACCTAGTGCGTTGCACTGCACAATTTCAACAAGGCACGTCCAGGTAACCGAAGTGACGCTGGGTTACATCGCCCACCGTAGCGCGGACGTATGCACCGGTGCGTCCCAGAGCTTCGTTGTCTCGGCGTCGAGCATCGTCACCGTGATCGAACAGCCGGCCATGTCGAGCGAGGTGACGTAGGAGCCGACCAGCGAGCGGGCGATGCGGATGCCTTTCGCCTCCAGGAGCTTCCGGGCCGAATTGTAGACGACATAGAGCTCCATCGCGGGCGTGCCGCCGAAGCCGTTGACGAAGAGCAGCGCCTCGCCCTGCGCCGCATCGCCCAGGTCTGCGACGATCGCGCCGACGATCTCCTCGGCAATAGCGTCCGCGCTCTTCAGCTTGTCGCGGCGCCGGCCCGGCTCGCCATGGATGCCGACCCCGAACTCCATCTCGTCATCGCCGATGTCGAAGGTCGGCTTGCCGGCCGCCGGCACCGTGCAGGAGGTCAGCGCCACGCCCATCGAGCGCGTCGCGGCGTTGACCTTCTCGCCCAGCGCCTTCAGCGCGGCGAGGTCGCGCCCTTCCTCCGCGGCTGCGCCGGCGATCTTCTCGACCACCAGCGTGCCGGCCACGCCGCGCCGGCCGGTCGTGTAGGACGAATTCTCGACCGCGACGTCGTCATTGGTGATGACGGTGGCGACGTTGTCCGCCATCTCCGCCGCCATCTCGAAGTTCATCACGTCGCCCTCGTAGTTCTTGACGATGAAGAGGCAGCCGGCGCCGGTATCTACCGCTTGCGCCGCGGCCAGCATCTGGTCCGGGGTCGGCGAGGTGAACACCTGTCCAGGGCAGGCCGCATCCAGCATGCCGTGGCCGACGAACCCGCCATGCAGCGGCTCGTGCCCCGAGCCGCCGCCCGAAATCAGCGCCACCTTGCCGGGCTTGAGCACCTTGCGACGGACGAATTTGTGCTCGTCCCCGAGCACCAGAATGTCGCCATGCGCGGCGACGAAACCGTCCAGACTGTCGGTGAGTATGGTCCCGACCGAATTCATCAGCTTCTTCATGCTTTCCTCCCGTATCTGCCGGGGAAGGTCTGCTTTTTCCCACCCGCGCCTCTTCTCGAAACGCCGCGTCCTGCCGCGGGAAAGCGGACTGTCCCTGTCTAGGTCTTCCCTGCGATGCTCGTGATCTTCTGGATGAAATCCAGGATGGCGCGGTCCAGCGCCGCGTTCTGCCTGTCGTCGCCGAGATCCGGCACCGTCAGCGAAATGTGGCGCGTGCGGCGCGAAGCATTTGCCGGCGCCTTGCCCGGATGCGCGATCGCGTAAGCCGACACGAACGCCTCACGCTCGGCCGGGCTGAAATGGCAGACGGAAAAGATCGCCGGCAGGTGCTTTGCGGGGATCGGTGTCGAATAGGCCGGATTGGCGATCTGCGAGACGAAGGAGCGGTGCTTGCCGAGCGCGTCGGCAAGCCGCTGCCGCGTGCCGGACGGCCGCTGCTCGATGACGGAAGCGAGAACCGTCTTGTAGGCGCGGATCGCGCCCTCCGTGTCGGGCGGCGGCGCCGGCAGGTCGCTCGTGCGGCTCTTCACAGCGTGACCTCCGCGATCGCAGCCTTCGCCGTGGCCAGTTGTGCCGGGACGGCTGACAGCTCGCGCAACCCGGCTTTCAGCAGGTGCGGAATCAACGCCGGATCGCCGCCGGCATCGCCGCACAGGCTGACCGGGATGCCTCGCGCGGCTCCAAAATCCGCCACCTCGCGGATCAGCCGCAGCACGGCCGGATGCGCCGTGTCGTTGAGGCTCGCCACCGACGCATTGTCCCGCGCCGCCGCCATGACGTATTGCGTCAGGTCGTTCGACCCGATCGAGAAGAATGCCACGTCGGCAAAGGCTTCCGGCGCGATCGCCACCGACGGCACCTCGACCATGATGCCGAGCGGCGGCATGCGGTGCACCGTGCCGCGCGCGGAGAGCGCCAGCGCCTCCTCCGCGAACATGGCCTTCGCCTTCGCATACTCCGCCGGAACGGCGATCATCGGGAACATCACCTTGAGAGTGCCGTGCACGGCCGCCCGCAGCAAGGCGCGGATCTGCACGCGGAAGATCTCCGGCCGCGACAGCGACAGGCGGATGCCGCGCAGGCCGAGGAAGGGATTGCCCTCGTGCACCGTGAAGCCGGGAACCGGCTTGTCGCCGCCGGCATCGACAGTGCGGATCGTCACCGGCTTGCCCGCCGCCCATTCGAGCACGCGGGCATAGACGCGATACTGCGCCTCCTC contains:
- a CDS encoding NADPH-dependent FMN reductase, with amino-acid sequence MSLKLNVITVSTRPGRMGPKITDWLVSVAREHGAFDVVPVDLASFDLPVFDEPKHPRLGQHEHARTKRWAESVGSADAFVFVTPEYNYFAPPSFVNAVTYLSKEWAYKPAGLASYGGISAGLRAAQSEKQLLTTVKVMPIPEAVAIPMFAQFLREDDTFQPNEPIVDGAKLMLSELHRWATALKPMRG
- a CDS encoding helix-turn-helix domain-containing protein yields the protein MKSRTSDLPAPPPDTEGAIRAYKTVLASVIEQRPSGTRQRLADALGKHRSFVSQIANPAYSTPIPAKHLPAIFSVCHFSPAEREAFVSAYAIAHPGKAPANASRRTRHISLTVPDLGDDRQNAALDRAILDFIQKITSIAGKT
- the dhaK gene encoding dihydroxyacetone kinase subunit DhaK, whose protein sequence is MKKLMNSVGTILTDSLDGFVAAHGDILVLGDEHKFVRRKVLKPGKVALISGGGSGHEPLHGGFVGHGMLDAACPGQVFTSPTPDQMLAAAQAVDTGAGCLFIVKNYEGDVMNFEMAAEMADNVATVITNDDVAVENSSYTTGRRGVAGTLVVEKIAGAAAEEGRDLAALKALGEKVNAATRSMGVALTSCTVPAAGKPTFDIGDDEMEFGVGIHGEPGRRRDKLKSADAIAEEIVGAIVADLGDAAQGEALLFVNGFGGTPAMELYVVYNSARKLLEAKGIRIARSLVGSYVTSLDMAGCSITVTMLDAETTKLWDAPVHTSALRWAM
- the fdhD gene encoding formate dehydrogenase accessory sulfurtransferase FdhD, which codes for MTRSALTSATRIARRAGGTSAAARTVPEETPVALSYAGTTHAVMMASPADLEDFALGFSLTEGIVSAPDEIESVEVEDHGAGVDIQIRLKDTANTRFEARRRRLAGPVGCGLCGIESIEEAMRSAPAIGKSRLTFSAQQIAESVRLLAKAQPMHTETGAVHAAGFYVPGKGIVTAREDVGRHNALDKLAGALATAGVDGASGAVVVTSRVSVEMVQKTAAVGAPLIIAVSAPTALAIRTADEAGMTLVALVRGEEFDIFTHPERISDGAERHVA
- a CDS encoding formate dehydrogenase subunit delta gives rise to the protein MANQIGTFFESKPHDEGVAGVAEHINKFWEPRMRRHFFEVADAGGEGMLPIVKEAATKVRRPAAPITATQAAEANADVSG